In Euphorbia lathyris chromosome 10, ddEupLath1.1, whole genome shotgun sequence, the DNA window tattatcAGATTGTCCATATCTGATTTGATTCACTTCATTATATTTTCAAATGTAATCAGTTGTAACCATATATCAGTACAACTATAAGTATAGGTTTTCACAATCAATATACAATCAGTTGAgcaaatcgttttaaaaccattTGGCATCAATTGACTATTTTTGCAAAAATAATCACAATCGTTAAAAtcaaataatcttttaatataactaaaattgttaaaaatttgtataaaatcatcgattcataatttaatgtatcaataaaatttaatgtcgttaaaagtaaatattcttatcGGACTACTTTCAATTGCCGAACAAAGGTTCTGAACCGAATTACTATTAGACTCATTAATTACTAAGAATATATTCgtcctaattttatattcaaattattctactaattttatattcaaattattccACCAACTTTTATATGAAATTTTAACAAATATCGGCATcaatccttctaatttataacgcATTTTAACCCGATACTTTAAAGTCacttaattataaataacttaaaactaaattttaaaccaaataCTTTATCGACTATTATTATCGTTTGTCACCGAAATTGTAACGTGTAAACAAAATTGTATCATTAATTCCGAATGAAGGTTCAGTTAGATTCGTGACACTGCTAGAGGTCTATCcgtatcattttttattatcagttttttatattattattatttttcaatatatagaaTTTCAGAATGACAATTTAATACTTAACTAGTGTCATATATTTTCCGTGACCGAAACCTCTAATTGGTCGTCTATTAAATTCTTTCCGTAAATTCCTTCTGTGACCGTGAGCTAAACCTCTACTTGATCATCTATTTTAATATGTAATtgtctaaattttatatttttattaataacctATTGACTTAATAAATCACTATTCGTAAACTTGTTGAAATTTAACGAAACTATCGGAACCAAACTAAAATCATACCTagaacattttaaaaataatttgaatctaaaaatacagttaccgaaaTATCGTCGCTGGTTACCGAAAATTAATCGGTGTGATCCATTGCTAGCTGATCCCGAAACATCACCATCGGTCACCAAAAATTAACCGTTGTAATCCCTTGACATCTAAAAACGTTTTTTTCTCTCCTTATTTGAAAACCCAAATCTGAAATTTCTTTTCCAGATCTCTCCAAAATCTCCCACAATTTTTTTATATCCTCCCTTTATAAATCAAAAGAAACTAATTTATAGACTATGTAAAATTGATTTATGATGCATGATTATATAACCTTTGTACAAGTGGTGTACACatgttctatatatatattgtacttTCAAATAAATGCCACGTATAACCTATTTTCTACTCCAATTACCAtcatatttctttattttttttagtaaagaactaacataaaattaataattaaatatatgtgTTGTAACCTCAACTAACCATTATATAATAACCTTCTTTATCTCcccaaatatatattttgatagtTCAATATACTTAAGTAAGTTCTTTTTAGTAATTCATGTGAatcaactatttttttttaattaatattgatTATTAATAAAAGGTCCTccttaattattaaattttttataaaacttacccaaatctttttatttatacCTGAAGATATTAAATTAAACCCAGTAATATActtaaattcataattaattaacactccaaaagatatatattatataatctaGTTCGGAAAATAGAGATTCGAAatttttagacacggacgtgacaaataTTCTCCTGGCTCTCCTTTGTACGCACCCTCAACTCTGACTTTCCATCTCTATGTGGGATGAGTTCATCGACGATCGATCCAAATGTTTCGAACCAAGGTGAAAAGATGGAGCTACTCGGATTGGGAAGAGGGATGAGATGTAATATAGGGCTAAAGAAGAGCGGGATTAGGACCGATGGAGAACGCATTTTGAAGAAGTAGAAGAGCAAGAGTGAATCGGCTCCATTTTAAAGGTTTACAATCGTCTTTCAATTGTATTGTTGAAGCTATTTGAACTATGACTCTTAATCTTACATCTCAATTTTCTGATATTAGTTTATGGATTGATTTGGCTTTGGGTGGGTTGCTGATATAGGTGCTGCAAGTGGTTCCATGGTCTTTCCCACGAATTAGTGTATTGCCGATGTTGTGTCTGCTGATTTACACAACTATATGGCTGGGTTCGATGATCCTAAAGTCGTTCAGAAAGAGGATATTGAACATATTGCCCAAAGGTTTGTCTTTTCATTTGTTCATAATGTGGTCTCATCCTTATGCAATTTAATTGTATGTATTGAGGAAAAAATTAACATCTTCTTAGTTGTGATTCTTATTTACAAACTGCATCCTTTATGTGACACAAATTCTAAAACCAAATCTCATTGTAGGTATAATTTGAACAAATTCTACTCTTTACTTTCTTTTCTTGTTCCCATTTTGTGTTTATTAATCAACAtgagtattatattttttttttcgagATAGCCTGGATGACTTACATTTTGTAAAGTTATGGTATAATACATCAGTTGCTTtctgaatttgttcaaaaacctTTATTATCTCCGACACTTACATAGTGTCTCATTAGGCTCATGAACTTACTTAAACTGTAATGATTAAGTCTCTAAATCTTATAAAAACGCCATAAAGGTgtaaaaaatagaaagttaatttgttttaaagatatAGAATTACGAATCagacctttattttttaagttttgactttatttttatagatttaaacaaattgaaatgaatatcactttaaacaagttatAGGCTAATGAATCACTATAGGCGAGTTTAGAAACCAATatttcattttaaacaaatctaGGTGGCCAATAGGTtaatttaagcaagttgagggagttaacaaaacattttataagtttagggggccaatcaacaTTTTGAGATAAGTTCAGAAGCTATTAATGTATTTTAACCATtataaaacaattaattgaattttaatagGTTAGAATGGAATACAATTTTAAAACTGAAAAATTTGGACAGTTATAATGTAATAAATTTTGGAATGCATTTTTCTTAAAAATGGTAAGATGTATATTTGACTATATTTAATCAATTTtgaaaattcaatgaaattaaCTTTTAATCGGTTATAAGGTAAATAAATTTGAAACtgaaaattcaatgaaattgaCTGTTACGATTGAAAAGATTGATTTTTCagctataaaagacaaacaaaggATGTCTAACCCAACCCATAAAAGTCTCtcttttaaagtaaaaaaacaAACCTAAAGAGAAAAGTAGGTAATCAAACATCCCTTATTTCAAAGTaaattttgttcaattagttgaattttcAGTCATTACAAACCATTTTATATTAAATCTTTAGGCCATCGATCTCACCCATTTGAAATGCTTGACAAACACCGAACGAAGATCAAtctaaatgtggaaacatttcAAAAGTGCGGCCATGGTGATGGAGGACCTCCAAGATTATCTAATGATTAAAGCTTTGTATGCGAAGAGCAAACTAGCTTTTCGAAAGTGTTCCGGCGACATAGATATAGCGATGGAGTTTGTTACTCAACCACATCATGTGAGTTGTctgagttaatttcaaataaatgttacgtgatttcacatttttttagatCGGTATATGTAGTtggtaaaatttttattttttcaaattgaccaatatcgatctcaaaatgaaaatttttaaaaattaaataatcatattttttatttttcaaaattatcatttttgaagttttgtttctctaaacattaactttctccctctttaaaaaaacttcaaatcaaaaaaattgaaaaattaaaattgattaaaacattatttttttaggtggataaatttggaaaaattaaaagtttggcTGAATTAAGtgtaattgaaattaaaattaaaattactctACCAATGTTTTTAACACTGTATATCTTTAATAGATGGGTTTGGCTTTGAATCACACTTTACTGATTCGAAtattcattaagagtttctctctgatctaattttgtttttcttatgagCAGACAGAAGGTGAAGGAGATAAAGCGGCTGCCGCCACTTCCGACGGCGGCGAAAAAAAGGATGAACGGAAGCCTGTTTCTGTTTACAAAGTCGACATGCATTGTGAAGGCTGTTGTAAGAAGCATTTAGAAGGTGAGAATTGAATAGGATGGATTGATTTGGATTGCCAATTGAAATTTGTGATTTGTTGTTGAAGGTGTGGAGTCGGCGAAGACGGATTGTCAATCGAACAAATTGACGGTGACCGGGGAGGTTGACCCTGAGAAAGTGAAAGCGAGGctggaaaagaaaatgaagaaggaaGTACAGATTGTATCTCCGCAGCAGAAGAAAGAGGCCGGCGGTGGTGGTGAGAAGAAAGCGGATGAGAAAGCCGCTGAGAAGAAACCGGAGGTGAAGAAACCACCACCTGAAGAGgtataagaataaaataattaatttaaattcgtTTCTGATTACAGTGATTAACTCGTTTGGATTTAATTAATCGACTCAGATTACGGTGGTTTTGAAAATCAGAACTCATTGTGATGATTGCATTACCAAAATGAAGAAGATCATCAGAAAAATCAAAGGTAGATAAATTTTCAGAATATTTTAATCTCTGCGattatacaaatattttttcaaattataaCTGACGTTACCGATTAACAGGAGTTGAGAGCGTGGCAGTCGACGACAGAAAGGATCTGGTAACGGTGAAGTGGACAATGGAAGTTAAGGACCTCGTGCCTTACCTGTCGGAGAAGTTCCGGACGTCGGGTGAGGTCGTTCAGCCGAAGACAGACGAGGCAAAGAAAGAAGTCGGCGGCGACGGCGACGGAGGAGGAGGCGAGAAAAAGACCGATGCTGAGAAAGTAGACGGAGAAGGCGAGAAAAAGAATGATGCTCAGAAAGTGGACCGAGGAGGCGAGGAAAAGAAGGATGACAATAAAGAAGGCTTTGGCTCCAAAGCCGGCGAGAAAAAGAGCCATGGTAAGAAAGATGAAGCCGGAGCTGGAGAAAAAAAGAATGATGATAAGAAAGATGAAGCCGGAGCAGGAGAGAAAAAGAATGATGATAAGAAAGGTGATGAAAGAGGAGAAGAAGCAAAGGTGAAGAACAAAGAAGCTCCTGCTCCTGCTCCTGCAGTGACGGCGACGGCGACGGCGACGGCAGCTAGTGGTGACGTTGGTGCTATGCCGGAGGTAATAAATAAAATGGACTATTATCCGGCATATTTTCCGACTCATTGGATGGACGGGATATTTGCTCAGAGCTACATTGTTTACCCGCAACATCCGCAATACGATTATGCATATAACCCGGTAAATCAAGGTTACCAGATTCCGATATACAATAATATTGAACCAGTGTACAACCATCTACCAGTGAATCCAGCACAAATGTTCAGCGACGACAATCCTCATGCTTGTTCCATCATGTAAAACCACGATGGAGAATGATATAGCCGACGATCATGCCTATTGTATATAATATTGCAATATAATATTGCATACAACCTTGTACTGGTTATAGCCGGATCGCCTATTGTGTATAATATTGCATACAACCTTGTACAGATTTTCCCAATGCAGTACATTGGTTTTCTTTTAGCAGTAAACAAGAAGAAATTTTTTGAGTTTGGTAAATATACAGCTACTTGTAGTTAAGTTAGTCTTAGAGATCTCCACTAGTTTGAATCCAGGCATGAATATTTCATCCTAAACTAAAACTTCTTAATTATCAATTAGGCCCCgagtaaaaatcatcaaattaTCTTCGTATTCTAAAATCATGTGAATATTTGATATAGATTATAATAATCTCTGTGTTGGCTCAAAATGGATTTAGGGAAGAGCGtctaaaactgttcaaccgaaccAAATCAATTGATGAATTTTGCATTGAATGATGactgaattgatgatttttgcttagttgaagattttaatagtttaaggttcTAATTGACCTTAAAACTTTTGAATCCGTTTGGTTTAACTGTTAACTAATAGCTGtttattattagttgtttaattattagtgtttaataaaattatattgtactgttgatattaatatttaaaatgtcaaatatagacatgttttaaattaatcaacaaataaattattgaacatgacaaaaccttATCCTTTCGATAATTATgctatagaaataaaaataatgttaaagaaaaaacatattttgtgTAAATAAgcccccttctttttgtttgttctccttcgtcttctcttgttcaaacactcacttttttttattaatatactgcgggtttgacagttcttgggccatgagTGCTCGCActgcccaagttctgtctcgttccaatttctatcaaaaaaataactacaaacaactgttcataaaaagctccaaaatgttacAGTTTTAAGAAAAAAGGTTAAACGTtacagttatataaacctaaccaaatgcTATATTTTCCgtggtttggagtgaaacgctaaacgattctccgaaaagctgaaacaaacactctTACTTTAGAAAGCCAAATGAATATTATATCTTGAATTTATATATCTATGTAGCAAACttttgaattttaaattctgTTTGTTTGTACAGTAGATTTTTTTGGTGTTTGTATGCTTACTAAAATCTTAGATTAGTGGAAAAAAATACAATGAATGTAAGGAAATATTGTACTATTTTAGTCTTTAAATCTTGCTATATttctttttaccttttaaaaataGTAGTCATTATgagtttttatttttggattgtaattaaatactaaaaaatattttatttttcaaaacaaagattttttcttattcaatatttttcaataaacaAATGGATAACAAATAAACGGGAtggtatatatacatatatgtaattgATTTTGGTCCAAATTAGTATTATATCAAATTTACTCTTTACTAACAGtctagattaaaaaaaatgtggGCACTTTACTGCCATTTTAgattttctaaattattattttttagatttttctttttaaacaaTCATTTCCTAACTAAATAACACTTAAATAACGTCAAAATCCAAAGTTCTAAAATTAAAAtcgtttaaaatatcattttcacCAAGTTTATAATAGAGGACTAACTATTATTGGAGTGCACATATTAATCAACGGTGAACAatgtaattatgtaatatagtGCAAAGTTCAATAATCACAATGTTCATCTTTAAAGTTCAGAGGTCACAatgaaaacaagtaaaaagttAAAAGATCAAGGGTGTAAATTATCTAAAAATATCATCCTTGTAGAATTTTTATTCTGAg includes these proteins:
- the LOC136208143 gene encoding heavy metal-associated isoprenylated plant protein 5-like, whose amino-acid sequence is MVMEDLQDYLMIKALYAKSKLAFRKCSGDIDIAMEFVTQPHHTEGEGDKAAAATSDGGEKKDERKPVSVYKVDMHCEGCCKKHLEGVESAKTDCQSNKLTVTGEVDPEKVKARLEKKMKKEVQIVSPQQKKEAGGGGEKKADEKAAEKKPEVKKPPPEEITVVLKIRTHCDDCITKMKKIIRKIKGVESVAVDDRKDLVTVKWTMEVKDLVPYLSEKFRTSGEVVQPKTDEAKKEVGGDGDGGGGEKKTDAEKVDGEGEKKNDAQKVDRGGEEKKDDNKEGFGSKAGEKKSHGKKDEAGAGEKKNDDKKDEAGAGEKKNDDKKGDERGEEAKVKNKEAPAPAPAVTATATATAASGDVGAMPEVINKMDYYPAYFPTHWMDGIFAQSYIVYPQHPQYDYAYNPVNQGYQIPIYNNIEPVYNHLPVNPAQMFSDDNPHACSIM